From Nocardia sp. XZ_19_385, the proteins below share one genomic window:
- a CDS encoding alpha/beta hydrolase yields the protein MRNSAVRFTPRVVGLMAAAGLLGAALVTVPAQAAPGLEFGACPADSVTADRGVQCAVISVPMDYSKPGSPRIDLTVSRIAATGARRGVIFANPGGPGADALDYWGKRVTTLPAALATDYDRIAVQPRGLRWATPLTCQSAGEIAESEQVSLNSGSRDEVKKACDAAQPGYLDTITTENTARDLESVRAALGIEKINYLGVSYGTYLGAVYASLFPQRVDRMILDSNVHPDWVWTEEFAQQQVAGKQRLDDLFTWIAEHNSEYHLGDTPFQVYENWVRLVSAQGGGWYANLTPPPAGVSDLPRELPAPLAEIARDGVNLTMEQAGKVQNLVRTLLSGGASAQTPMVGATAVATYTRTFWPTFARAMSEASTDPANVARLLALEGITATNPTGRFVFAAITCNENAVPGKPELLAAAVGTIATGGNAMDARADMVRSGAACGAWEPVAKPVALTGADLRTKPLLLQSRHDALTKYEGGPALARALNGALVTVEGGDHGTFGRGNTVLDDAVMTYLRTGQATITAADQAPLPKP from the coding sequence ATGCGGAATTCAGCGGTGCGGTTCACCCCGCGGGTAGTGGGCCTGATGGCCGCTGCCGGTCTGCTCGGTGCAGCGCTCGTCACCGTCCCCGCGCAAGCTGCCCCCGGCCTCGAATTCGGTGCCTGCCCAGCGGATTCGGTGACCGCCGATCGTGGCGTGCAGTGTGCCGTGATCAGCGTGCCGATGGATTACTCGAAGCCCGGCAGCCCGCGGATCGACCTGACCGTCAGCCGGATCGCGGCCACCGGCGCCCGCCGCGGCGTCATTTTCGCCAACCCGGGCGGTCCCGGCGCGGACGCCCTGGACTACTGGGGCAAACGTGTCACCACCCTGCCCGCCGCGCTGGCCACCGACTACGACCGGATCGCCGTGCAGCCGCGCGGATTGCGCTGGGCCACACCGCTGACCTGCCAGAGCGCGGGCGAAATCGCAGAGAGCGAACAGGTTTCGCTCAACAGTGGATCTCGGGACGAGGTCAAGAAGGCCTGCGATGCCGCGCAGCCCGGTTACCTCGACACCATCACCACCGAGAACACCGCCCGCGACCTCGAATCCGTGCGCGCCGCACTGGGAATCGAGAAGATCAACTATCTCGGCGTCTCCTACGGCACCTACCTCGGAGCGGTCTACGCCTCGCTGTTCCCGCAACGCGTGGATCGAATGATCCTGGACTCCAACGTGCATCCGGACTGGGTGTGGACCGAGGAATTCGCCCAGCAGCAGGTCGCGGGCAAGCAGCGCCTCGACGACCTGTTCACCTGGATCGCCGAGCACAACAGCGAATACCACCTGGGTGACACGCCTTTCCAGGTCTACGAGAACTGGGTGCGGCTGGTTTCCGCGCAGGGCGGCGGCTGGTACGCCAACCTCACCCCGCCGCCCGCCGGCGTCTCCGACCTCCCGCGTGAGCTGCCCGCGCCGCTCGCCGAAATCGCCCGCGACGGCGTCAATCTGACGATGGAGCAGGCGGGCAAGGTCCAAAACCTGGTCCGCACACTGCTTTCCGGCGGTGCGTCCGCGCAGACCCCGATGGTCGGCGCCACCGCCGTCGCCACCTACACCCGGACGTTCTGGCCCACCTTCGCCCGCGCCATGTCCGAGGCCAGCACCGACCCGGCCAACGTCGCCCGCCTGCTGGCGCTGGAAGGGATCACCGCCACCAATCCCACCGGACGCTTCGTTTTCGCGGCGATCACCTGCAACGAGAACGCGGTCCCCGGTAAACCCGAACTCCTCGCCGCCGCGGTCGGCACCATCGCCACCGGCGGCAACGCCATGGACGCGCGCGCCGATATGGTCCGTTCCGGCGCGGCCTGCGGGGCCTGGGAGCCGGTCGCGAAACCGGTGGCGCTGACCGGCGCCGACCTGCGCACCAAACCACTGCTGCTGCAGAGCCGCCACGATGCCCTGACCAAATACGAAGGCGGTCCCGCTCTGGCGCGGGCGCTGAACGGTGCGCTGGTCACCGTCGAAGGCGGCGACCACGGCACCTTCGGCCGGGGCAACACCGTCCTCGACGACGCGGTCATGACCTACCTGCGCACCGGTCAGGCCACCATCACCGCCGCTGACCAGGCCCCGCTGCCCAAACCCTGA
- a CDS encoding helix-turn-helix domain-containing protein yields the protein MTTNGDADHDVCGMTVAIDVVGGKWKLHLMWVLGMGPQRFGEIRRLLEGVSEKVLAENLRQLEASGVLHREVFAEVPPRVEYSLTELGESLRVALLPLEMWGDKNRRELLGNMLASAS from the coding sequence ATGACGACGAACGGTGACGCGGATCACGACGTGTGCGGCATGACAGTCGCCATCGATGTGGTCGGCGGCAAATGGAAACTGCACCTGATGTGGGTCCTGGGCATGGGTCCCCAGCGCTTCGGTGAGATCCGCCGCCTCCTCGAAGGCGTCAGCGAAAAGGTCCTCGCCGAAAACCTCCGCCAGCTCGAAGCCAGCGGCGTCCTCCACCGCGAAGTCTTCGCCGAAGTCCCACCCCGCGTGGAGTATTCCCTCACCGAACTCGGCGAATCACTGCGAGTAGCCCTGCTCCCCCTCGAGATGTGGGGCGACAAGAACCGCCGCGAACTCCTCGGCAACATGCTCGCCTCCGCGAGCTGA
- a CDS encoding GNAT family N-acetyltransferase: MSTEVRNNTHLERFEISVDGTLAGWAEYQDTASERAFVNTEIQPQYEGHGYAKSLVDVALRTSRAEGFGILPMCPMVRNYVETHPEYVASVPAWARPRMGLPQ; encoded by the coding sequence ATGTCGACAGAGGTGCGCAACAACACCCACCTGGAACGCTTCGAGATCTCCGTCGACGGCACCCTCGCCGGCTGGGCCGAATACCAGGACACCGCTTCCGAGCGCGCGTTCGTGAACACCGAAATCCAGCCGCAGTACGAGGGCCACGGCTACGCGAAGTCACTGGTCGATGTCGCGCTGCGCACCAGCAGAGCAGAGGGTTTCGGCATTCTGCCGATGTGCCCGATGGTGCGCAACTACGTGGAAACCCATCCCGAGTATGTCGCTTCCGTGCCCGCGTGGGCCCGGCCGCGCATGGGCCTGCCTCAGTAA
- a CDS encoding NAD(P)-dependent oxidoreductase yields MSEQTTTRSVSVVGLGPMGQAMVQAFLKAGVEVTVWNRSTGKVDAMVALGAKRAATVAEALDANEVTVLSLTHYAAMYDVFGQALDHLPGKVIANLSSDSPEKAREGGAWVRSHGAEFISGGVMSAGDVIDHPAAYIFYSGPKDVFDAHAALLRPLSPQEYLGLDDGLAQVFYQALLITFHPWLIAFDQALATIANAGHDIEQFLPFAQRSSAAYPHFMEVSVDAVKTGGWGDLASFKMMDAGAQHIIDASTEVGVDPVFSNAAQALWRKAVTATEETGKPVSIYQLLGGRTA; encoded by the coding sequence ATGTCCGAGCAGACCACCACACGCTCCGTTTCCGTAGTCGGGCTCGGCCCGATGGGCCAGGCCATGGTCCAGGCCTTCTTGAAGGCCGGGGTCGAGGTGACGGTGTGGAATCGCAGCACCGGCAAGGTCGACGCCATGGTCGCCTTGGGTGCCAAGCGGGCGGCGACCGTCGCCGAAGCGCTGGACGCCAACGAGGTCACGGTCCTGAGCCTCACCCACTACGCCGCCATGTACGACGTATTCGGCCAGGCACTGGATCACTTGCCCGGCAAGGTGATCGCCAACCTCTCCTCGGATTCCCCGGAAAAGGCGCGAGAAGGTGGGGCCTGGGTTCGGTCGCACGGCGCGGAATTCATTTCCGGCGGGGTGATGTCCGCCGGTGATGTGATCGATCATCCCGCGGCGTACATCTTCTACAGTGGCCCGAAGGACGTTTTCGACGCACACGCCGCGCTGCTGCGTCCGCTGAGCCCGCAGGAGTACCTCGGCCTCGACGACGGCCTGGCCCAGGTCTTCTACCAGGCGCTGCTGATCACCTTCCACCCCTGGCTGATCGCCTTCGACCAGGCGCTGGCGACCATCGCCAACGCCGGCCACGACATCGAGCAGTTCCTGCCCTTCGCGCAGCGTTCCAGCGCGGCCTACCCGCACTTCATGGAGGTCTCGGTGGACGCGGTGAAGACGGGCGGCTGGGGCGACTTGGCCTCGTTCAAGATGATGGACGCGGGCGCTCAGCACATCATCGATGCCAGCACGGAGGTCGGCGTCGACCCGGTGTTCTCCAACGCCGCACAGGCGTTGTGGCGCAAGGCGGTTACCGCTACCGAGGAAACCGGCAAGCCGGTGTCGATCTACCAACTGCTGGGCGGTCGTACGGCATGA
- a CDS encoding ABC transporter ATP-binding protein codes for MTVGEGVVLDVERLRMRYGSTDVLHEVTFQARRGEVVILLGPNGAGKTTTIEILEGFRMRSAGRVSVLGVDPADGDERWRARVGVVLQSWRDHGKWRVRELLDNLGSFYLPYSTEEVRRPWDTDELLKLVGLTDQAGAKIKTLSGGQRRRLDVAIGIVGRPEVLFLDEPTAGFDPEARREFHDLIHRLADDQQTTVLLTTHDLDEAEKLADKILILAGGRIIADGTADELSRRIAGEAEIRWTRGGQRFVHTTTESTEYVYELFKQHGDEIGELEVRRASLEDTYMTLVRRFESGEFETEVHTLEEVKR; via the coding sequence ATGACCGTGGGTGAGGGCGTAGTGCTGGATGTCGAACGGCTGCGCATGCGATACGGCAGCACCGATGTCTTGCATGAGGTGACCTTCCAAGCGCGCCGGGGGGAGGTGGTGATCCTGCTCGGCCCGAACGGGGCGGGCAAGACCACCACGATCGAGATCCTGGAAGGGTTCCGGATGCGGTCGGCGGGGCGGGTTTCGGTGCTCGGCGTCGACCCCGCCGACGGTGACGAGCGGTGGCGGGCGCGCGTCGGCGTCGTCCTGCAATCCTGGCGGGACCACGGCAAATGGCGGGTACGCGAACTGCTCGACAATCTCGGGTCGTTCTACCTGCCCTACAGCACCGAAGAAGTCCGAAGGCCCTGGGACACAGACGAACTCCTGAAACTGGTCGGGCTCACCGATCAGGCCGGAGCCAAGATCAAGACGCTCTCCGGCGGCCAGCGCCGCCGCCTCGACGTCGCCATCGGCATCGTCGGCCGCCCCGAAGTGCTGTTCCTGGACGAGCCCACCGCCGGCTTCGACCCGGAGGCCCGCCGCGAATTCCACGACCTGATCCACCGTCTCGCCGACGACCAGCAGACCACCGTGCTGCTCACCACCCACGATCTGGACGAGGCCGAGAAGCTGGCCGACAAGATCCTGATCCTGGCGGGCGGCCGCATCATCGCCGACGGCACGGCCGACGAGCTATCCCGCCGCATCGCGGGCGAAGCCGAAATCCGCTGGACCCGCGGCGGTCAGCGTTTCGTGCACACCACCACCGAGTCCACCGAGTATGTCTACGAGTTGTTCAAACAGCACGGCGACGAGATCGGCGAGTTGGAGGTGCGGCGCGCCTCGCTCGAGGACACCTATATGACACTGGTGCGGCGGTTCGAATCCGGCGAATTCGAGACCGAGGTACACACCCTGGAGGAGGTAAAACGATGA
- a CDS encoding helix-turn-helix transcriptional regulator, with the protein MPTEVIYNRIAMLRAERGISRRELADALGVHYQTVGYLERGEYSPSLHLALRIASYFEVTVEVIFSTNPFPRLGSATESA; encoded by the coding sequence GTGCCTACTGAAGTCATCTACAACCGGATCGCGATGCTGCGCGCCGAGCGCGGGATCTCCCGGCGCGAACTGGCCGACGCGCTCGGCGTGCACTATCAGACGGTCGGCTATCTGGAGCGGGGTGAGTACAGCCCCAGCCTGCACCTGGCGCTGCGCATCGCGTCCTACTTCGAGGTGACGGTGGAGGTCATCTTCTCCACCAACCCATTCCCGCGCCTCGGGTCGGCCACCGAATCAGCTTGA
- a CDS encoding ABC transporter permease, producing MTTITAPVARRSTARSTAFADSMTMLRRNLMHAKAYPSMTFAVIFMPIVLLLVFNFVMGGALEVGTGGGNYIDYLTPGMLLLLPAYLTASVAVSVNTDTTKGIVNRFRTMAISPSSVLTGHVMGTIIQSILGLGAMLGVAFIAGFRPDANPVEWVAAVGLIGLIVFALSWLSVALGLLAPNPEGASNMPFPIIMLPFIGSGLVPTDTMPVGLRQFAEYQPFTPFTETVRGLLMGSEIGSSGIISIVWCVVIAAVGYFWSKSVFRKQGR from the coding sequence ATGACCACGATCACCGCGCCGGTCGCGCGCCGGAGCACCGCACGGTCCACGGCGTTCGCCGATTCGATGACCATGCTGCGCCGGAATCTGATGCACGCCAAGGCCTATCCGTCGATGACGTTCGCCGTCATCTTCATGCCGATCGTGCTGCTGCTGGTGTTCAACTTCGTCATGGGCGGGGCGCTGGAGGTCGGTACCGGCGGCGGCAACTACATCGACTACCTGACGCCCGGCATGCTGCTCCTGCTGCCGGCCTACCTGACCGCCTCGGTCGCGGTATCGGTGAACACCGATACCACCAAGGGCATCGTGAATCGGTTCCGCACCATGGCGATTTCACCGTCGTCGGTGCTGACCGGGCATGTGATGGGCACGATCATCCAGTCGATCCTCGGCCTCGGGGCCATGCTCGGCGTGGCCTTCATCGCCGGATTCCGCCCCGACGCGAACCCGGTGGAGTGGGTGGCCGCGGTGGGCCTGATCGGCCTGATCGTGTTCGCGCTCAGCTGGCTGTCGGTCGCGCTCGGCCTGCTCGCGCCGAATCCCGAAGGCGCCAGCAATATGCCGTTCCCGATCATCATGCTGCCTTTCATCGGTAGCGGCCTGGTGCCCACCGACACGATGCCGGTCGGCCTGCGGCAGTTCGCCGAGTACCAGCCGTTCACCCCGTTCACCGAGACGGTCCGCGGTCTACTGATGGGCAGCGAGATCGGCAGCAGCGGCATCATCTCGATCGTCTGGTGCGTGGTGATCGCCGCCGTCGGCTACTTCTGGTCGAAGTCGGTGTTCCGCAAGCAGGGTCGCTAA
- a CDS encoding VOC family protein — protein MGCRMSELVLDCTDAEELARFWCEVLGYTVLDRDDEGGIEIGPAAGFGGLQPTIILSPGMEPRREKSRLHWDVSPTGVDQETELKRLLGLGARQVDIGQGDVSWHVLADPEGNEFCLLRSPIPA, from the coding sequence ATGGGATGTCGTATGAGCGAACTTGTTCTGGACTGCACCGATGCTGAAGAGCTGGCGCGGTTTTGGTGCGAGGTTCTCGGATACACCGTGCTCGATCGGGATGACGAGGGGGGCATCGAGATCGGGCCGGCCGCCGGGTTCGGCGGGTTGCAGCCGACCATCATTCTCAGTCCAGGTATGGAGCCGAGGCGGGAGAAGTCGCGGCTGCACTGGGATGTGAGCCCCACCGGGGTCGATCAGGAGACGGAGCTGAAGCGGCTGCTCGGACTCGGGGCTCGGCAGGTCGATATCGGCCAGGGTGATGTGTCCTGGCATGTGCTGGCCGACCCCGAAGGCAACGAGTTCTGTTTGCTGCGGTCGCCGATCCCGGCTTAA
- a CDS encoding YqgE/AlgH family protein, with protein MARGDDPDERRTHGGGDRRRRDFRHSEQLVRAGTLLVSATDLVEPTFRRTVVYIIEHNDGGSLGVVLNRPSETAVRDVLPHWAATTAAPHNLFIGGPVKRDAALCLGTLRVGASIAGVAGLRRVDGRVVLVDLDSDPRLVAPLLEGVRIFAGYAGWTFGQLEGELQNNDWIVLSALPSDPISTGRPDLWAHVLRRQPLPLALLATHPIELERN; from the coding sequence GTGGCACGCGGAGACGATCCGGACGAGCGGAGAACGCACGGCGGCGGTGACCGCCGCCGGCGCGATTTCCGGCACAGCGAGCAATTGGTACGGGCGGGCACCCTGTTGGTGTCCGCGACCGACCTGGTCGAGCCCACCTTCCGGCGCACCGTCGTGTACATCATCGAGCACAACGACGGCGGCAGTCTGGGTGTGGTGCTGAATCGGCCGAGCGAGACCGCGGTGCGTGATGTCCTGCCACATTGGGCCGCCACCACCGCCGCACCGCACAACCTGTTCATCGGCGGGCCGGTGAAACGCGATGCCGCACTATGTCTCGGCACGCTCAGAGTCGGGGCGTCCATCGCGGGGGTGGCGGGCTTACGCCGCGTCGACGGGCGGGTGGTGCTCGTCGATCTCGATTCCGATCCGCGTCTCGTCGCGCCCCTGCTGGAAGGCGTACGGATTTTCGCGGGCTACGCGGGCTGGACTTTCGGGCAGCTGGAGGGCGAGCTACAGAACAACGATTGGATCGTGTTATCCGCCTTGCCTTCTGATCCGATCAGCACCGGCCGCCCCGACCTGTGGGCACACGTGCTGCGTCGCCAGCCGCTGCCCTTGGCGCTGCTGGCGACGCATCCGATCGAGCTGGAACGTAATTAG
- a CDS encoding 1-acyl-sn-glycerol-3-phosphate acyltransferase: MEPPEVILENSDAVYDFYLHHRQNRLKAMAAYALLGRRYHPRISYAPHARDQVRALVKSGRPMLIAINHLSQNDPYTVAAAAWRSALRPIIGRVRVLAKDELFLEAEQRRKVDMMGGIPVFRGKDHGLRAVNAAGQQMMDICAQRLARGEHLAIFPEGTCNEVDPAQVQAVGSGVGHIAFRSHKLGAAPVLISLGLSYGPRVDPTVEPTKEEAKSASFYFGNPIFDLPAKPAEIARRVRTDLQQALDGAVANY; encoded by the coding sequence ATGGAACCGCCTGAGGTCATTCTGGAAAATAGCGATGCTGTTTATGACTTCTATCTGCACCATCGGCAGAATCGGCTGAAAGCCATGGCGGCGTACGCCCTACTCGGCCGGCGCTATCACCCGCGGATCAGTTATGCGCCGCACGCCCGTGACCAGGTGCGGGCGCTGGTGAAATCGGGCCGCCCGATGCTGATCGCGATCAACCATCTCTCGCAGAACGATCCGTATACCGTGGCGGCCGCGGCGTGGCGTAGCGCGTTGCGTCCGATCATCGGCAGGGTGCGCGTGCTCGCCAAGGACGAACTCTTCCTCGAAGCCGAGCAGCGGCGCAAAGTCGACATGATGGGCGGAATTCCGGTATTCCGCGGCAAGGACCACGGTTTGCGCGCGGTCAACGCCGCCGGGCAGCAGATGATGGATATCTGCGCGCAACGGCTGGCGCGCGGCGAGCATCTGGCGATTTTCCCCGAGGGCACCTGCAACGAGGTCGACCCGGCGCAGGTGCAGGCGGTCGGAAGCGGGGTGGGGCACATCGCGTTCCGGTCGCACAAGCTCGGCGCGGCACCGGTGTTGATCAGTCTCGGGCTCAGTTATGGGCCGCGCGTGGATCCGACGGTCGAGCCGACCAAGGAGGAGGCGAAGTCGGCCAGCTTCTATTTCGGCAACCCGATCTTCGACCTGCCCGCCAAACCTGCCGAAATCGCGCGGCGGGTCCGCACCGACCTGCAGCAAGCGCTCGACGGTGCGGTAGCGAATTACTGA
- a CDS encoding NAD(P)-dependent oxidoreductase, which produces MTRAISLIGLGPMGQAMVKELRTAGVEVTVWNRTAEKAEAMVEFGARRVETVAEALAASEVTVLSLTHYAAMYDVLAPAAAHLAGKVIVNLSSDSPAATRAGAAWVRSHGAEFLCGGVMAQSDGLALPSSYLFYSGPREVFDKHRDLLRPIGSQEYLGTEDGLAQLYYQAVLTVFLPWLLGFEQALATIDGSGEDIARFLPYAQRALNGADDFYAGMAAAAQAGGWGDLAALRMMAAGAEHVIATGTAAGIDTSLTEVVKTFWHRAIAASEASGQAVPTYDLIRNPRASS; this is translated from the coding sequence ATGACTCGCGCGATCTCTCTGATCGGCCTGGGCCCGATGGGCCAGGCGATGGTCAAGGAGTTGCGCACCGCCGGTGTCGAGGTGACCGTCTGGAACCGCACCGCCGAAAAGGCCGAAGCCATGGTCGAATTCGGTGCGCGCCGGGTCGAGACGGTCGCCGAGGCGCTGGCCGCGTCCGAGGTGACCGTTCTCAGCCTGACCCATTACGCGGCCATGTACGACGTGCTCGCCCCGGCCGCGGCGCATTTGGCGGGCAAGGTGATCGTCAATCTGTCCTCCGATTCCCCGGCCGCCACCCGCGCGGGCGCGGCCTGGGTCCGCTCGCACGGCGCCGAGTTCCTCTGCGGCGGCGTCATGGCGCAGAGCGACGGCTTGGCCCTGCCCTCGTCCTATCTCTTCTACAGCGGCCCCCGGGAGGTATTCGACAAGCATCGAGATCTGCTGCGCCCCATCGGTTCCCAGGAATACCTGGGCACCGAAGACGGTCTCGCCCAGCTCTACTACCAGGCGGTGCTGACCGTCTTCCTGCCCTGGCTCCTCGGTTTCGAACAGGCTCTGGCCACCATCGACGGCTCCGGAGAAGACATCGCCCGCTTCCTGCCCTACGCCCAGCGGGCATTGAACGGAGCGGACGACTTCTACGCGGGCATGGCCGCAGCTGCCCAGGCCGGCGGCTGGGGTGACCTGGCCGCCCTGCGCATGATGGCCGCGGGTGCCGAGCACGTCATCGCGACCGGCACCGCGGCGGGCATCGACACCTCCCTCACAGAAGTCGTGAAGACCTTCTGGCACAGGGCAATCGCCGCCAGCGAAGCCTCCGGCCAAGCGGTCCCCACCTACGACCTGATCCGAAATCCGCGCGCCTCAAGCTGA
- a CDS encoding ABC transporter permease gives MNATMVAVRAGGRRAAVETRNLFTNVEDLIGLIFFPALTLIALYFMRNGSFEATGLKLGALALPSVAGSLIAFNGFYGIANYLLLDREDGTLLRAKAIPNGMVGYLIGKLAATAAMVLAQVAGVLGIGLVVVGGISLDSLGRWLTLIWVIALGLLAVLPAGAIIGSFFESATGMFFLSMPLMGLVGISGIFYPITALPGWLQGVAQVFPIYWLGLGMRSALLPADAAAIEINQSWRHLETAAVLGVWAALGLLIAPIVLRRMARRESGSVVAERRQKAMQRAY, from the coding sequence ATGAACGCCACCATGGTCGCGGTCCGCGCGGGCGGTCGTCGCGCCGCGGTCGAGACACGGAACCTGTTCACCAACGTCGAAGACCTGATCGGCCTGATCTTCTTCCCGGCCCTCACTCTGATCGCGCTGTACTTCATGCGGAACGGGTCGTTCGAGGCCACCGGGCTGAAACTCGGCGCTCTGGCACTGCCGAGCGTGGCCGGTTCCCTCATCGCGTTCAACGGGTTCTACGGCATCGCCAACTACCTGCTGCTGGACCGCGAGGACGGAACCTTGCTGCGCGCCAAGGCGATTCCGAACGGCATGGTCGGCTATCTGATCGGCAAGCTCGCCGCCACCGCGGCCATGGTGCTCGCACAGGTGGCCGGGGTGCTCGGCATCGGCCTGGTGGTCGTCGGCGGTATCTCGCTGGACAGCCTGGGCCGCTGGCTCACCCTGATCTGGGTGATCGCCCTCGGCCTGCTCGCGGTGTTGCCGGCCGGGGCGATCATCGGTTCCTTCTTCGAAAGCGCGACCGGCATGTTCTTCCTGTCCATGCCGCTGATGGGGCTGGTCGGGATCTCGGGGATCTTCTACCCGATCACCGCCCTGCCCGGCTGGTTGCAGGGCGTGGCCCAGGTGTTCCCGATCTACTGGCTCGGCCTCGGTATGCGCTCGGCGCTGCTGCCCGCCGACGCCGCCGCCATCGAGATCAATCAGTCCTGGCGGCATCTGGAAACCGCTGCCGTGCTGGGAGTTTGGGCAGCCCTCGGGCTGCTGATCGCCCCGATCGTGTTGCGCCGCATGGCCCGCCGCGAATCGGGTTCCGTGGTGGCCGAGCGCCGGCAGAAAGCGATGCAGCGTGCCTACTGA
- a CDS encoding glycerate kinase, which yields MARETSPRVVVAPDKFKGSLTAREAAAALAAGIAHARPDAEITQLLVADGGDGTVDAFVAAGWERVELTAPGPTGDPEPTAYAMRDAIAVVELAAVVGLVKLPGDDPDPLGASTYGLGVVIAHALARGATEVIIGLGGSASTDGGAGMLQALGARILDAEGRELALGGAALAYATEFDRSGLDSHIAAARFTLACDVDNPLLGPTGATAVYGPQKGATAGDLPILEAALANWSRLVGPDFADLPGAGAAGGTGFGALAVLGAQVHSGIEVILDLLDFRTLVGDATLVITGEGSLDSQSLHGKAPIGVCSVAQAAGVPAVAAVGRTTLAADEIRSAGFAACYALADLEPDPAQSMSNAGPLLQKVGEQIATEHLPA from the coding sequence ATGGCACGTGAGACCTCCCCTCGAGTTGTGGTGGCCCCGGACAAGTTCAAGGGCTCGCTGACTGCCCGCGAGGCAGCGGCGGCTCTCGCCGCGGGCATCGCACACGCCCGCCCGGACGCGGAGATCACCCAGTTGCTGGTCGCCGACGGCGGCGACGGCACCGTGGACGCGTTCGTCGCCGCCGGCTGGGAGCGGGTGGAGCTGACCGCGCCGGGCCCCACCGGCGACCCCGAACCCACGGCGTACGCGATGCGGGACGCGATCGCCGTGGTCGAACTGGCCGCCGTGGTCGGCTTGGTGAAACTCCCCGGGGATGATCCGGACCCGCTCGGCGCGAGCACCTACGGCCTGGGCGTCGTCATCGCGCACGCCCTCGCTCGCGGCGCGACCGAAGTGATCATCGGCCTCGGCGGCAGCGCCTCCACCGACGGCGGCGCGGGCATGCTGCAAGCCCTCGGCGCCCGCATCCTCGACGCCGAAGGGCGCGAATTAGCGCTCGGCGGCGCAGCTCTGGCCTACGCCACCGAATTCGATCGCTCCGGTCTCGATTCCCATATCGCCGCGGCGCGTTTCACGCTCGCCTGCGACGTCGACAACCCGCTGCTCGGCCCGACCGGCGCGACGGCCGTCTACGGCCCGCAGAAGGGCGCCACCGCCGGCGACCTGCCGATCCTCGAAGCGGCCCTGGCGAATTGGTCCCGCCTGGTCGGCCCCGACTTCGCCGATCTCCCCGGCGCCGGCGCTGCCGGCGGCACCGGATTCGGCGCTCTGGCAGTGCTCGGCGCGCAGGTGCACAGCGGCATCGAGGTCATCCTCGACCTCCTCGATTTCCGCACCCTGGTCGGCGACGCCACCCTCGTCATCACCGGTGAAGGCTCACTCGACTCCCAGAGCTTGCACGGCAAAGCTCCGATCGGTGTCTGCTCGGTAGCCCAGGCCGCCGGCGTCCCGGCTGTCGCCGCCGTCGGCCGTACCACTCTCGCCGCCGACGAAATCCGCTCCGCCGGCTTCGCAGCCTGCTACGCCCTCGCCGACCTCGAACCGGACCCGGCCCAGTCCATGTCCAACGCGGGCCCGCTGCTCCAGAAAGTCGGCGAGCAGATAGCCACCGAGCACCTCCCGGCTTAA